A single genomic interval of Sphingobacteriales bacterium harbors:
- a CDS encoding TonB-dependent receptor, with the protein MTLIKNVTRLYFFGLIVCYAQFLNAQFAPTDSIKEYQLREIVVTGTRTERSITTLPLSTQIITKESIQKSGVSRLNEIIREQTGLIVVPDFSGDEGIQLQGLDADYVIILIDGAPLFGRSAGTIDLTRISVNNIDRIEIVKGASSSLYGSEALAGVVNIITKKTEISAKPKINLNYKFASFNTHDLSTTLEYGKKKVGVDLSGNYYKTNGYNLSESTFWQTVEPYYNFTIQPKIKINISEKINLGINARVFSQTQDYKLEIAPDRYIGETTIKEWNNSILLNQTVSDKVKLIYDLYATNYKANEYLNDKDKILFSESNYDQVFYRPEIRSHYKFGRNIITAAVGLNYESLDRTYFEKKATLNSEYTFGQFEWFIKEKWNILAGFRYDNHHQYQSQLSPKIAVNYKWNSNFSLKMSIGYGYKAPDLRQLYFDFTNLAVGYTVLGYNVALEKLALLQSQGQILFTNDVDLSNPLKPESSANFNFGGYYKKNKLLIDYNIFYNRINNLIDTKAIAQKTNGQNVFSYINVNKIYTTGLETNATYELSSDFSISMGYQYLVAKDQAVIDKIKKDELFARDPVTLVSFKLKRSDYFGLYNRSKHIANIKINYLIPLIKTSLSARFFYRSQYGLFDSNNNAAFDRYDNFVKGYFLTNITLNKDFKGQISGQIGVNNLLDYKDENNISNLPGRQFFAKIQYYY; encoded by the coding sequence TCGTGAGATAGTTGTTACTGGAACAAGAACGGAAAGAAGCATTACAACCCTACCTCTATCAACACAAATAATAACAAAAGAAAGTATTCAAAAATCAGGTGTAAGTCGTTTAAATGAAATTATTAGGGAACAAACTGGTTTGATAGTAGTTCCAGATTTTAGCGGCGACGAGGGTATTCAACTGCAAGGCTTAGATGCTGACTATGTTATAATATTGATAGACGGCGCACCTTTGTTTGGCCGAAGTGCTGGAACTATAGACCTGACAAGGATTTCGGTTAACAATATTGATAGAATTGAGATTGTAAAGGGTGCGTCCTCGAGTTTATATGGCTCGGAGGCATTAGCAGGCGTTGTAAATATTATAACAAAAAAAACCGAAATAAGCGCAAAACCAAAGATAAACCTCAATTATAAATTTGCATCGTTTAATACACACGACCTGTCAACAACGCTTGAATATGGCAAAAAAAAGGTAGGCGTTGACCTATCCGGAAATTATTATAAAACCAACGGCTATAACCTATCTGAAAGCACTTTTTGGCAAACAGTAGAACCGTATTATAATTTCACAATTCAGCCTAAAATAAAAATTAATATTTCGGAAAAAATTAACTTAGGTATCAACGCGAGGGTTTTCAGCCAAACCCAAGATTACAAATTAGAAATTGCCCCGGACAGATATATTGGTGAGACGACCATTAAAGAATGGAATAATTCGATTTTGTTAAATCAAACTGTTTCAGACAAGGTGAAGTTAATTTACGACTTATACGCAACAAATTATAAAGCAAACGAATACTTAAATGACAAAGATAAAATACTATTTTCAGAGAGTAATTACGACCAAGTGTTTTATCGCCCCGAAATTCGCTCGCACTATAAATTCGGAAGAAATATAATAACAGCTGCCGTTGGCTTAAATTATGAGTCTTTAGATAGAACCTATTTTGAAAAAAAAGCAACCCTAAACTCGGAGTACACTTTTGGCCAGTTTGAATGGTTTATAAAAGAAAAATGGAATATTTTAGCTGGTTTCCGATACGACAATCACCATCAATATCAATCGCAACTTAGCCCCAAAATTGCTGTCAACTATAAATGGAATAGTAATTTCTCTTTAAAAATGAGCATTGGGTATGGCTACAAAGCCCCCGATTTGAGGCAGCTATATTTCGATTTTACTAACCTGGCAGTTGGTTATACTGTTTTGGGCTATAATGTGGCACTAGAAAAATTAGCTTTGTTACAAAGCCAAGGGCAAATTTTATTTACAAACGATGTTGACCTTTCAAACCCATTAAAACCCGAGAGTTCGGCCAATTTTAATTTTGGTGGGTACTATAAAAAAAATAAACTCCTGATTGACTATAATATATTTTACAACCGAATTAATAATTTAATTGATACAAAAGCCATTGCACAAAAAACAAATGGACAAAACGTTTTCTCGTATATTAATGTAAACAAAATATATACTACCGGCTTAGAAACAAATGCAACCTATGAACTAAGCTCAGACTTTTCAATTTCGATGGGCTACCAGTACCTTGTTGCCAAAGACCAAGCTGTTATTGATAAAATAAAGAAGGATGAGCTATTTGCCCGCGACCCAGTTACCTTAGTCTCTTTTAAACTAAAACGAAGCGACTATTTTGGCTTGTACAACCGTTCAAAACACATTGCAAATATTAAAATTAACTATTTAATTCCTCTAATTAAAACATCGCTAAGTGCCAGGTTTTTTTACCGCAGCCAATACGGCTTGTTTGATTCAAATAATAATGCGGCATTTGATAGGTACGACAATTTTGTTAAAGGATATTTTTTAACCAATATTACCTTAAATAAAGATTTTAAAGGTCAAATTTCCGGACAAATTGGCGTGAACAACCTCTTAGATTATAAAGATGAAAATAATATTTCTAATCTGCCCGGAAGGCAATTTTTTGCTAAAATTCAATATTATTATTAG